The following are encoded in a window of Staphylospora marina genomic DNA:
- the folE gene encoding GTP cyclohydrolase I FolE — translation MHVDQRKIEDAVRMILEAVGEDPDREGLLDTPARVARMYAEIFSGLRQDPREYFDVIFSEDHEELVLVKDIPFFSTCEHHLVPFFGKAHVGYIPRGGRVVGLSKLARAVEAVARRPQLQERITATVADAIVEKLDPHGVIVVVEAEHMCMTMRGVKKPGSKTVTSAVRGVFAEDAAARMEALSLIGIK, via the coding sequence ATGCATGTAGATCAACGAAAAATTGAGGATGCCGTCCGCATGATCCTGGAAGCGGTCGGGGAAGATCCGGATCGCGAAGGTCTGCTCGACACGCCGGCTCGTGTGGCTCGCATGTATGCCGAGATTTTTTCCGGCCTTCGGCAGGATCCGAGAGAATATTTTGATGTGATTTTCAGTGAGGATCACGAAGAACTGGTTTTGGTGAAGGACATTCCGTTCTTTTCCACTTGTGAACATCATCTGGTGCCGTTCTTCGGAAAGGCCCACGTGGGATACATTCCGCGAGGAGGACGAGTCGTGGGACTCAGCAAGTTGGCCAGAGCCGTGGAAGCGGTGGCGCGCCGTCCCCAATTGCAGGAGCGGATCACCGCCACGGTGGCGGATGCCATCGTGGAGAAACTGGATCCCCACGGGGTGATTGTGGTCGTGGAAGCGGAGCATATGTGCATGACGATGCGTGGAGTGAAAAAACCGGGCTCCAAAACGGTGACCTCGGCGGTGCGGGGTGTGTTTGCCGAAGATGCCGCCGCACGGATGGAAGCACTGAGTTTGATTGGCATAAAATAA
- the mtrB gene encoding trp RNA-binding attenuation protein MtrB codes for MQTTGDFFVIKAKENGVNVIGLTRGKDTRFHHSEKLDKGEVMIAQFTEHTSAVKIRGKATIVTPFGIVETDE; via the coding sequence ATGCAGACAACAGGTGACTTTTTCGTGATCAAGGCCAAAGAAAACGGTGTCAATGTCATCGGACTGACCAGGGGAAAGGACACCCGGTTTCACCACTCCGAAAAACTGGACAAGGGAGAGGTGATGATCGCCCAGTTCACGGAGCACACCAGTGCGGTGAAAATCCGAGGAAAAGCGACGATCGTCACTCCTTTCGGAATCGTGGAAACCGATGAATGA
- a CDS encoding heptaprenyl diphosphate synthase component 1, which translates to MELIHTDDELRSVLDEVRRASAHPYLDRMVGNPVIPVFFVRVMVRMMQSMGVDRDRLRQYAVASTLLKMGLDVHERIPVQSEPSSGREQQLLVLAGDYYSSLFYRMLSAHGEVEGVRCLSQAICQINEWKTIRHLSESDGELSQMDRLLLEGKIESGILAALADFFHVGNHSDNPWKDLGLELMMLDLIDRSKTGFARESGLDRLTDERMDRILPLLERVHPDDVRRDLMELATKRQDRIRARCSGKGSDGT; encoded by the coding sequence ATGGAACTCATACATACGGACGACGAACTCCGTTCGGTTCTGGATGAGGTTCGCCGGGCGAGCGCTCATCCCTATCTGGACCGGATGGTCGGGAATCCCGTGATTCCGGTTTTTTTTGTGCGCGTGATGGTTCGGATGATGCAATCCATGGGAGTGGATCGCGACAGGCTTCGCCAGTATGCGGTGGCATCCACGCTTCTCAAAATGGGACTGGACGTGCATGAACGGATTCCGGTTCAAAGTGAGCCTTCGTCGGGGAGAGAGCAGCAGTTGCTCGTTCTGGCCGGCGATTATTACAGCAGTTTGTTTTACCGCATGCTTTCCGCGCATGGGGAGGTGGAGGGAGTTCGTTGCCTCTCCCAAGCGATTTGTCAGATCAACGAATGGAAGACGATCCGTCATCTTTCCGAATCCGACGGCGAGCTCTCCCAGATGGATCGACTGCTCCTGGAAGGGAAGATCGAAAGCGGGATTTTGGCGGCGCTGGCCGACTTTTTTCATGTTGGGAACCATTCTGACAATCCGTGGAAAGATCTGGGACTTGAACTGATGATGCTGGATTTGATCGACCGGTCAAAGACGGGATTCGCCCGGGAAAGCGGTCTGGACCGGTTGACGGATGAGAGGATGGACCGGATTTTGCCCTTGCTGGAACGGGTGCATCCCGACGATGTCCGGCGAGACTTGATGGAATTGGCCACAAAGAGGCAGGACCGGATTCGGGCACGTTGTTCGGGGAAAGGAAGTGACGGGACGTGA
- a CDS encoding demethylmenaquinone methyltransferase — MSREQHRPKAGHVHQVFEKIARDYDRVNDIISFTLHKRWRAYTIKRMHVKPGDTAIDVCTGTGDWAIALAKTSGTGRIVGLDFSGNMLAVAREKLEREGLGDRLELVQGDAMSLPFPDNSFDHATIGFALRNVPDLVQVLKEMKRVVKPGGQVVSLEMSKPSWGPFKAVFYLYFEKILPWIGKIFTGYYEQYRWLPESLVHFPDYRELARIMREEVGLEDVRVKTFVGGVTALHIGRKPVSEQEG, encoded by the coding sequence GTGAGCAGGGAGCAGCACCGGCCGAAAGCCGGCCATGTACATCAGGTGTTTGAAAAAATCGCCCGGGACTATGACCGGGTGAACGATATCATCAGCTTCACGCTGCACAAGCGGTGGCGGGCGTATACGATCAAACGGATGCACGTCAAACCGGGGGACACGGCCATCGATGTTTGCACCGGCACGGGAGACTGGGCGATCGCGCTCGCCAAGACCTCCGGCACCGGCAGAATCGTGGGGCTTGATTTCAGCGGAAACATGTTGGCGGTGGCCAGGGAAAAGCTGGAGCGGGAAGGGCTTGGTGACCGGCTGGAATTGGTGCAGGGAGATGCCATGTCACTGCCGTTTCCGGACAATTCGTTCGACCATGCGACGATCGGTTTTGCGCTGAGAAACGTGCCGGACCTGGTGCAAGTGCTGAAAGAGATGAAACGGGTGGTCAAGCCCGGCGGACAAGTGGTGTCCCTGGAAATGTCCAAACCGTCCTGGGGGCCGTTCAAAGCGGTCTTCTACTTGTATTTCGAGAAAATCCTCCCCTGGATCGGCAAGATTTTCACCGGTTATTACGAACAATACCGCTGGTTGCCGGAATCGCTGGTCCATTTTCCGGATTATCGGGAGCTGGCGCGGATCATGCGCGAAGAAGTGGGATTGGAAGACGTCCGGGTCAAGACGTTCGTCGGCGGAGTGACGGCCTTGCACATCGGACGAAAACCGGTTTCCGAACAGGAAGGATGA
- a CDS encoding UbiA-like polyprenyltransferase, whose translation MIKFEHTVFALPFAYLGAVLGHLDATGTLPSWEMIGWITLAMVGARSAAMALNRLIDRHIDARNPRTKNRAIPAGLVSVPFVWGFVAVSFLLLFWAAFQLNELTVKLLPVAVFFLVFYSYTKRFTWLCHAVLGITTGLGALGGWVAATGSVNLPGLVLFIAVALWIGGFDIIYACQDHDFDREAGIHSIPARFGLGKALVISALMHAGTAVCLISLPFLTELGGWYWGGVILTLAILWREHAIVSADDLSRLDTAFFTMNSMVSIVMFIFTMADVLLR comes from the coding sequence ATGATCAAATTCGAACATACCGTGTTCGCTCTTCCGTTCGCGTATCTGGGGGCTGTATTGGGACATCTGGATGCGACCGGAACGCTTCCGTCTTGGGAAATGATCGGATGGATCACCTTGGCCATGGTGGGGGCGAGAAGCGCCGCGATGGCTCTCAACCGCCTGATTGATCGTCACATCGACGCCCGCAACCCCCGGACGAAGAATCGGGCGATTCCGGCCGGGTTGGTTTCGGTGCCGTTCGTGTGGGGGTTTGTCGCCGTTTCGTTTCTGCTCCTGTTCTGGGCAGCCTTTCAGCTGAATGAATTGACGGTGAAATTGCTTCCGGTGGCCGTATTCTTTCTCGTCTTTTACTCTTACACCAAACGGTTCACGTGGTTGTGCCACGCAGTGCTGGGCATCACCACGGGCCTGGGAGCGTTGGGGGGATGGGTGGCTGCCACCGGATCCGTCAACCTTCCGGGTCTGGTATTGTTCATCGCCGTTGCCTTGTGGATCGGCGGCTTCGACATCATCTATGCCTGCCAGGATCATGATTTTGACCGGGAGGCCGGCATCCATTCGATTCCGGCCCGGTTCGGCCTTGGAAAAGCGTTGGTCATTTCCGCGCTGATGCATGCGGGAACGGCGGTTTGTCTCATCTCGCTTCCGTTTTTGACCGAGCTGGGGGGATGGTATTGGGGCGGCGTGATTCTCACGCTGGCCATTTTGTGGAGGGAACATGCCATTGTTTCCGCGGACGATCTTTCCCGGCTTGACACCGCATTTTTCACCATGAACAGCATGGTCAGCATCGTGATGTTCATCTTCACCATGGCGGATGTGTTGCTGAGATGA
- a CDS encoding UbiX family flavin prenyltransferase, protein MNQKRLIVGMSGASGAPYALVLLEECLRQGHEVHLVVTEAAWRVLKEEHGWDVSRREKQFEERFGHLPGRLVWHPLRDIGASIASGSFRTDGMVIIPCSMGTLAKVAAGLSTNLLERTADVMLKERRPLVIVPRETPLSQIHLENMLKLARCGATIVPAMPAFYHRPRSVDDMVRFVAGKVLDLLSVDHALYRRWEGGQ, encoded by the coding sequence ATGAACCAAAAGCGGTTGATTGTCGGGATGTCGGGAGCGAGCGGAGCGCCTTATGCCCTTGTTCTCCTGGAAGAGTGTCTCCGTCAGGGGCACGAGGTGCATTTGGTGGTGACTGAAGCGGCATGGAGGGTGTTGAAAGAGGAACACGGTTGGGACGTGAGCCGGAGAGAAAAGCAGTTTGAGGAACGGTTCGGTCATTTGCCCGGCCGATTGGTTTGGCATCCTCTCCGGGACATCGGGGCATCGATTGCTTCGGGGTCATTCCGGACGGACGGGATGGTGATCATTCCTTGCTCGATGGGCACGCTTGCCAAGGTGGCGGCCGGTTTGTCCACCAATTTGCTGGAGCGGACGGCGGACGTGATGCTCAAGGAACGGCGTCCTTTGGTGATCGTGCCCCGGGAGACGCCCCTGTCGCAGATTCATTTGGAAAACATGCTGAAACTGGCACGGTGCGGAGCCACCATCGTTCCGGCGATGCCGGCTTTTTATCACCGGCCAAGAAGCGTGGATGACATGGTCCGGTTTGTGGCCGGGAAAGTCCTGGATCTGCTTTCCGTCGACCATGCACTCTACCGGCGCTGGGAGGGTGGACAATGA
- a CDS encoding menaquinone biosynthetic enzyme MqnA/MqnD family protein yields MTVRVGKISFTNVLPIYQHLDATGLDIELVPEVPARLNKAMAEGGIDLSPISSFAFGARHRDFYLLPDLSVSAWGDVRSVCLFTKGKSLSELDGARVALTPKSASSVALLRILLERYEGVKPRYETMEPDLPRMLESADAALLIGDDAIVGGRAHPEYRVFDLGREWHERTGHSMTFAVWAVRREVAHRSPNELANIHERFLEAKESGKRDLRPAVHEAMRLLGGDEGCWERYFRGLTYDLGERELEGLKLFFRHCAELSLLPEDVEICMPDLGAGTGMR; encoded by the coding sequence ATGACAGTCCGAGTCGGAAAGATCTCATTCACCAATGTCTTGCCGATCTATCAACACCTGGATGCAACGGGCCTCGACATCGAACTTGTCCCCGAGGTTCCGGCGCGTCTCAACAAGGCGATGGCAGAGGGCGGCATCGACCTCAGCCCCATCTCATCTTTTGCGTTCGGAGCGCGTCACCGTGATTTCTATCTCTTGCCGGATCTGTCCGTCAGCGCATGGGGGGACGTTCGCTCCGTGTGCCTGTTTACCAAAGGAAAGAGCCTGTCGGAGTTGGACGGGGCGCGTGTGGCGTTGACACCCAAATCGGCCTCGTCCGTTGCCTTGCTCAGGATTTTGCTGGAAAGGTATGAGGGGGTCAAGCCCCGTTACGAAACCATGGAGCCGGATTTGCCGAGAATGTTGGAATCCGCGGATGCGGCCCTTCTGATCGGGGATGATGCAATCGTCGGCGGGAGAGCCCACCCCGAATATCGGGTGTTCGATCTCGGCCGCGAATGGCATGAGCGAACCGGGCACTCGATGACATTTGCCGTTTGGGCCGTACGCCGGGAAGTGGCCCATCGGTCCCCGAACGAGCTGGCGAACATCCATGAACGCTTTCTGGAAGCAAAAGAATCGGGGAAACGGGATTTGCGTCCGGCCGTCCATGAGGCCATGCGTCTTTTGGGAGGCGACGAAGGCTGCTGGGAGAGGTATTTCAGGGGATTGACGTATGATTTGGGCGAACGGGAGCTCGAAGGGCTCAAGCTCTTTTTTCGCCACTGCGCGGAGCTTTCGCTCCTTCCGGAAGACGTGGAGATTTGCATGCCGGACCTCGGGGCCGGAACAGGCATGCGCTGA
- a CDS encoding polyprenyl synthetase family protein — protein MNLQDIYLNLKKDLEIVEQALARSVEADVAVLRDASLHLLKSGGKRMRPVFVLLSGHFGRYEVERLCRAAVALEMIHMATLVHDDVIDDADTRRGRKTVKAEWDNRVAMYAGDWLFARALRELADLGDHRVQVILAEAMRLMCLGEIEQIEDLYAERLSLRRYLRRIKRKTALLMSISCHLGALVAGASEEHIRLLRAYGYYVGMAFQLTDDVLDLTGDERILGKPAGSDLKQGNVTLPVLHVLHTGTADHRQKILDFLRSQGMADNLGEVLDIVRGGGGVEATLELSRRYLNKAIDCLNRLPDSHQRESLRLIAEFIVRRNY, from the coding sequence ATGAATTTGCAGGACATTTATCTGAATCTGAAAAAAGACCTGGAGATTGTCGAACAGGCATTGGCCCGCTCGGTCGAAGCGGACGTGGCCGTGCTGCGTGACGCATCCCTCCATCTCCTGAAATCCGGAGGAAAGAGAATGCGTCCGGTGTTTGTCCTGCTCTCCGGTCATTTCGGCCGATATGAAGTCGAGCGTCTTTGCCGGGCCGCGGTTGCATTGGAGATGATTCACATGGCCACACTGGTTCATGACGACGTGATCGATGACGCGGACACACGGCGGGGACGGAAGACGGTAAAGGCGGAATGGGACAATCGCGTGGCCATGTATGCGGGGGATTGGCTGTTCGCAAGGGCTCTCCGGGAATTGGCCGATCTGGGGGATCACCGGGTTCAGGTCATTCTGGCCGAAGCGATGCGGCTCATGTGCCTTGGGGAGATCGAGCAGATTGAGGATTTGTACGCCGAACGGCTGTCCCTGAGGCGCTATCTTCGCCGCATCAAGCGGAAAACGGCTCTTTTGATGTCCATCAGCTGTCATCTCGGAGCGCTGGTTGCCGGCGCGAGCGAGGAGCACATCCGGTTGCTGCGTGCGTACGGGTATTACGTCGGGATGGCTTTCCAGCTGACGGACGACGTGCTGGATCTGACGGGAGATGAACGGATTTTGGGAAAACCGGCCGGAAGCGACCTCAAGCAGGGCAATGTCACGTTGCCGGTTCTTCACGTGCTGCACACCGGAACGGCGGATCACAGACAGAAAATCCTGGACTTCCTGCGCTCACAGGGAATGGCCGACAATCTGGGGGAAGTCCTTGACATCGTGCGGGGAGGCGGCGGAGTGGAAGCCACCCTCGAGCTGTCCCGCCGCTATCTGAACAAGGCCATCGACTGCCTGAACCGGCTCCCCGATTCCCACCAGCGTGAATCGCTCCGGTTGATCGCGGAGTTCATCGTTCGCCGAAACTATTGA
- the ndk gene encoding nucleoside-diphosphate kinase — translation MEKTFIMVKPDGVQRGLIGEVVSRFEKKGWQLVGAKFMTVSRELAEKHYAEHKEKPFFGELVDFITSGPVFAMVWQGHNVIAGARQMMGKTNPADAAPGTIRGDFGVNVAMNIVHGSDSPESAEREIALWFGNEELVNWEKTINKWI, via the coding sequence ATGGAAAAAACGTTTATCATGGTCAAACCCGACGGCGTGCAACGCGGTCTGATCGGAGAAGTCGTCTCCCGCTTTGAAAAAAAGGGATGGCAGCTTGTGGGCGCCAAATTCATGACGGTTTCCCGCGAACTGGCCGAAAAGCACTACGCCGAGCACAAGGAAAAACCGTTTTTCGGTGAACTGGTGGACTTCATCACTTCCGGTCCGGTCTTTGCCATGGTGTGGCAGGGCCACAACGTGATTGCCGGCGCCCGTCAGATGATGGGCAAAACGAACCCGGCCGACGCCGCTCCGGGAACCATTCGCGGTGACTTCGGCGTCAACGTGGCGATGAACATCGTGCACGGTTCCGATTCCCCGGAAAGCGCCGAACGTGAAATTGCACTCTGGTTCGGCAACGAAGAGCTGGTCAATTGGGAAAAAACCATCAACAAGTGGATCTGA
- a CDS encoding ABC transporter permease, with protein sequence MIRFLRLVQNENMKIWRRLSTPVMCGILAAACILMAFVMKAYQPAEAPADPWKQSLLLENEQLAESLSKGQLPPAMAEETRKKMEINEYRLQKNLPPHEPLMWKFTRETGTLLIPLVTLFTVITGATAVAGEFSMGTIKFLLIRPPGRSQILLAKYLSILLFALGLLLLLFVLLPLVGGVMFGFESWGPPRLIHDGQQIIERSVPAHLLILFAGSTAELLMMVTFAFMISTVFRSSSAAIGLSVFLMFAGHQAVNILSLRGADWIRWILFANTDLLPYFGEGSPPAEGMTLAFSLTVLVVHFLLFTGISWWVFARRDVA encoded by the coding sequence ATGATCCGCTTTCTGCGTCTGGTGCAAAACGAAAACATGAAAATCTGGCGCCGGCTCTCCACCCCGGTGATGTGCGGGATTCTTGCCGCGGCCTGCATCCTGATGGCATTCGTCATGAAGGCATACCAACCGGCGGAAGCTCCCGCCGATCCCTGGAAGCAATCCCTGCTCCTGGAAAACGAACAACTGGCGGAGAGCCTGTCCAAAGGACAACTTCCGCCGGCCATGGCGGAAGAGACCAGAAAAAAAATGGAGATCAATGAATACCGGCTTCAGAAAAACCTTCCTCCTCACGAACCTCTCATGTGGAAATTCACCCGGGAAACCGGAACGTTGTTGATTCCCCTGGTCACCCTGTTCACGGTGATCACCGGGGCAACGGCCGTCGCCGGCGAATTCTCGATGGGAACCATCAAGTTTCTGCTGATCCGGCCTCCGGGAAGATCTCAGATCCTGCTGGCCAAATACTTGTCCATTCTGCTGTTCGCCCTCGGATTGCTGCTCCTTTTGTTTGTCCTGTTGCCCCTGGTCGGCGGAGTGATGTTCGGATTTGAATCCTGGGGACCTCCCCGCCTGATTCATGACGGACAACAGATCATCGAGCGAAGTGTGCCGGCCCATCTTCTCATTCTGTTTGCCGGAAGCACGGCGGAACTGTTGATGATGGTCACGTTCGCATTCATGATCTCCACCGTGTTCCGCAGCAGCTCGGCGGCCATCGGACTGTCCGTATTTCTGATGTTTGCCGGCCATCAGGCGGTCAACATTTTGTCCCTCCGCGGAGCCGACTGGATCCGTTGGATCCTGTTTGCCAATACCGATCTTCTCCCGTATTTCGGCGAAGGTTCACCTCCCGCGGAAGGAATGACCCTCGCTTTTTCCCTGACGGTGCTTGTGGTTCACTTTCTGTTGTTCACGGGCATTTCCTGGTGGGTGTTCGCCAGGAGAGACGTAGCCTGA
- a CDS encoding ABC transporter ATP-binding protein, whose protein sequence is MPTPVLTVRNLTKKIGDKVIVNRLHLDLYPGEIFGFLGPNGAGKTTVIRLITGLMSPTEGDIFIDGHNLKTHRALALSRVGAIVENPEFYPFLSGYHNLLHYARMSDHVSRDRIREVVRMVGLGDSIDDKVKTYSLGMRQRLGIAQALLHSPKILILDEPTNGLDPAGIRNLRDDLRRLVREENLSILVSSHILAEMEAMCDRFGILKQGEWIEERRLNDWRGNHEEHERTVFFFADPLPSAEQILRTLFPERTVHVEDDRLRISLKYEQIPEANAELVKSGIRVYEIRTENISLEDRYLSLTGGVGA, encoded by the coding sequence GTGCCAACCCCTGTTCTCACCGTTCGGAATCTGACCAAAAAGATCGGAGACAAAGTCATCGTCAACCGACTCCATCTTGACCTGTATCCGGGTGAAATTTTCGGTTTTCTCGGTCCCAACGGTGCCGGAAAAACCACGGTCATCCGGCTGATCACCGGATTGATGTCCCCCACGGAAGGCGACATTTTCATCGATGGCCACAACCTGAAAACCCATCGCGCCCTGGCCCTTTCCCGGGTGGGGGCCATTGTGGAAAACCCTGAATTCTACCCGTTTCTTTCCGGTTATCACAATCTGCTTCATTATGCCCGCATGTCTGATCACGTGAGTCGCGACCGAATCCGTGAAGTCGTCCGGATGGTCGGCCTCGGGGACAGCATTGACGACAAGGTGAAAACCTATTCTCTCGGAATGAGACAACGCCTCGGCATCGCGCAGGCCCTCCTGCACTCGCCCAAAATATTGATTCTTGACGAACCGACCAACGGACTGGATCCGGCCGGAATCCGCAATCTTCGCGATGACCTGCGACGGTTGGTCCGGGAAGAAAACCTGTCCATTTTGGTTTCCAGCCACATCCTCGCTGAAATGGAAGCCATGTGCGACCGATTCGGCATTTTGAAGCAGGGGGAATGGATCGAAGAGCGGAGACTGAATGACTGGCGCGGAAACCATGAGGAACACGAACGGACCGTCTTTTTTTTCGCGGATCCGCTTCCCTCCGCGGAACAAATTCTCCGAACCCTCTTCCCTGAACGAACGGTACACGTCGAAGACGACCGGCTCCGGATCTCGCTGAAATACGAACAAATTCCGGAAGCGAACGCGGAATTGGTCAAGTCAGGCATCCGGGTGTACGAAATCCGGACGGAAAACATCTCCCTGGAAGACCGTTACTTGTCGTTGACGGGAGGAGTGGGAGCATGA
- a CDS encoding ABC transporter permease, which yields MTGILQAEWIKLRRSKIWLLLVILPSLPILYTLFIYVGIMIGKYRFEADNLWFMPWAMSIMFYGGIFYPILSAMVATSLCRFEQTGNGWKQLFTFPVPRHQLFFGKLIWLYALLLFAQIFALALFVAVGKILGLDGPVPWGTLFISAMSGWVGALPLAAIQYSLALWMEGFVKPMISNVALTVPVFLIISSELKSSSVTLYPWALPAIGMMQGGTTGVSGMFLTVVPVVLFLAIFIGLTYFRRKSV from the coding sequence GTGACCGGAATCCTTCAAGCCGAGTGGATCAAACTGCGCCGTTCGAAAATCTGGCTGCTTCTGGTGATCTTGCCGTCCTTGCCGATCCTGTACACCCTGTTCATCTACGTCGGTATCATGATCGGCAAATACCGGTTCGAAGCCGACAACCTCTGGTTCATGCCCTGGGCCATGTCCATCATGTTTTATGGCGGGATCTTCTATCCCATTCTGTCCGCCATGGTGGCCACGAGCCTCTGCCGTTTCGAACAGACGGGCAACGGGTGGAAACAGTTGTTCACGTTTCCGGTTCCCCGGCATCAGCTTTTTTTCGGAAAACTGATCTGGCTTTACGCCCTGCTTCTCTTCGCGCAGATCTTCGCTCTCGCCCTGTTTGTCGCTGTGGGAAAAATTCTGGGACTTGACGGCCCCGTTCCTTGGGGCACCCTTTTCATCAGCGCCATGTCCGGATGGGTCGGCGCATTGCCGCTGGCCGCCATTCAATATTCCCTGGCCTTGTGGATGGAAGGGTTCGTCAAACCGATGATCAGCAATGTGGCTTTGACCGTGCCGGTCTTCCTGATCATCAGCTCCGAGCTCAAATCGTCTTCCGTTACCCTGTATCCCTGGGCGCTCCCGGCCATCGGCATGATGCAGGGAGGAACCACGGGAGTGTCCGGCATGTTCCTGACTGTCGTCCCCGTCGTGTTATTCCTGGCGATTTTCATCGGATTGACGTATTTCCGCAGGAAATCGGTGTAA
- a CDS encoding ABC transporter permease, with protein MMNVLSTEWIKNRRTSVWLLTCLIPAGLWGFLTVMIWYMFETGRPPEKVWAIAMETLSLFLGPVLFMGVPLFTAQTAQIEHQTGMWKQLLAMPVPKWQLYAGKFLWNFLFIQLSGLLMTLLLAGSVIMWNLGNEVSLRSLFLHGWVPFLLTTPLIAFHTWLSQVFEHQGVSTGAGAAGMILGPLFKEAGWWTPWGYLTTFMPGYGLPFQDSRVWLTGAVLTLVLLMAGGAHFFRWMSR; from the coding sequence ATGATGAACGTGCTTTCCACGGAATGGATCAAGAACAGGCGCACTTCCGTCTGGCTGCTGACCTGTCTGATTCCGGCCGGATTGTGGGGATTTTTGACGGTGATGATCTGGTACATGTTCGAAACCGGAAGACCCCCTGAAAAAGTGTGGGCCATCGCCATGGAAACTCTTTCCTTGTTTCTCGGCCCCGTCCTGTTTATGGGCGTTCCTCTGTTCACCGCACAAACCGCCCAAATCGAGCATCAAACGGGCATGTGGAAACAATTGCTGGCCATGCCGGTCCCGAAATGGCAACTGTACGCGGGAAAGTTCCTGTGGAATTTCCTGTTCATCCAGTTGTCCGGTTTGTTGATGACCCTGTTGTTGGCCGGGTCCGTGATCATGTGGAATTTGGGCAATGAAGTTTCCCTTCGCTCCCTGTTCCTCCACGGCTGGGTGCCGTTCTTGCTCACGACGCCGTTGATCGCTTTTCACACCTGGTTGTCTCAAGTTTTCGAGCATCAGGGTGTTTCCACCGGAGCCGGAGCGGCGGGCATGATATTGGGGCCCCTGTTCAAAGAGGCGGGCTGGTGGACACCTTGGGGTTACTTGACCACGTTCATGCCTGGATACGGTCTCCCGTTTCAGGATTCGCGCGTCTGGTTGACCGGTGCCGTCCTGACGCTGGTTCTCCTCATGGCCGGCGGCGCCCATTTTTTCCGGTGGATGTCCCGGTGA
- a CDS encoding ABC transporter ATP-binding protein, whose amino-acid sequence MEEALIKTDELTKVYNRQRVVDGLNLEVRRGTIYGFLGPNGAGKTTTIRMLLGLVRPTGGTVHMFGQEFSNNRLSILKRVGSLVETPSYYGQLTGYENLEVARKLYRIPDKNRIDEALSLVGLEDARNKKVKQYSLGMKQRLGLATALLNNPDLLILDEPTNGLDPAGIREMRDLIKRLPRERGVTILLSSHLLSEVEQIADDVGIIHKGKLLFQGSLESLRKHTRSRTVIEVDRPEDAAKLLKEHGFSVHLEEGLLVLPTSEAENTLREIQRLLVQDGFIIRRLEEERPPLENIFLNLVEAGDSPS is encoded by the coding sequence GTGGAAGAGGCATTGATCAAAACGGACGAACTCACGAAAGTGTACAACCGCCAACGGGTCGTCGACGGCCTGAACCTCGAAGTCAGACGCGGAACCATTTACGGTTTTCTCGGACCGAACGGGGCCGGAAAGACCACCACCATCCGCATGTTGCTCGGATTGGTTCGACCGACCGGAGGCACCGTGCACATGTTCGGACAGGAATTCTCAAACAACCGCCTTTCGATTTTGAAACGGGTCGGTTCTCTGGTGGAAACCCCGAGCTATTACGGCCAGCTCACGGGATACGAAAACCTGGAAGTGGCCCGGAAACTGTACAGGATCCCCGACAAAAACCGCATCGACGAAGCACTGAGCCTGGTGGGACTGGAAGATGCCCGCAACAAGAAAGTGAAACAGTATTCACTCGGAATGAAGCAACGCCTGGGGCTTGCCACCGCCCTGCTGAACAATCCGGACCTTCTCATCCTGGATGAGCCCACCAACGGACTGGACCCGGCCGGCATCCGGGAGATGCGGGACCTCATCAAGCGCTTGCCCCGCGAGCGGGGAGTGACGATCCTGTTGTCCAGTCATCTGCTGAGTGAAGTGGAACAGATCGCGGATGACGTGGGAATCATTCACAAAGGGAAATTGCTGTTTCAAGGTTCGCTGGAATCGCTGCGAAAACACACCCGTTCCCGAACGGTGATTGAAGTCGACCGCCCGGAAGATGCGGCCAAATTGTTAAAGGAACACGGATTCTCCGTCCACTTGGAAGAAGGGCTGCTCGTTCTTCCGACATCGGAAGCGGAAAACACCCTCCGGGAAATCCAACGACTTCTGGTGCAGGACGGCTTCATCATTCGGCGCTTGGAAGAGGAACGCCCCCCCTTGGAAAACATCTTTCTGAATCTTGTGGAGGCCGGTGATTCCCCGTCATGA